CTTAGCCCACACAAGATACAGGGCTATGGCAATAGAAATTACCCGCAGTTTTATAGACGATATAAAGAGTGCTATACACGATGGTAACGATACCTATCTATCGAGCTTAGTTAGTGAACAGCACCCTGCGGATATTGCCGATATTTTTTACAAGTTAGGCTTTAACGAAGCTGACTACCTATTAAAAATCCTAGATAACGAAAAGGCAGCAGAAGTTCTTATTGAATTAGATGAGGAGCTTAGGGATAAGCTTATTGGTTTAAGAACATCGAAGGAAATTGCTGAAATAGTTATAGAGCACATCGATTCTGATGATGCGGCGGACGTTATTGCAGAACTTCCAGAACAAAAGAAGGAGGAGGTTTTAACCTTACTTCAGGATGTAGGGCAGGCTTCAGACATTGTAGATCTCCTTACCTATGATGAGGACTCTGCAGGAGGGTTAATGGCAAAGGAGCTTATAAAGGTGAATCTTGAATGGGATTTGGCCTACGCGCTGCGAGAAATGCGAAAACAAGCCGAAAACCTAGACGAGGTGTACACCATTTATGTGGTGGATGAAAAAAACCGCTTAAAAGGAACGCTCTCTCTCAAAAAAATGCTCTTTAGTTCATCCCTAAAAGCGAAAGTAAAAGACATTTTTAATGAGGAAAACTTGCACTTTGCCTACGCTCAGGATACTAGTGAAGCGATTGCCCAAATCATGCGTAAATACGACTTGGTGGTTCTCCCGGTTTTGGATGAAAATATGACTCTTCTAGGTAGGATTACCATTGATGACGTGGTGGATGTTATTCAGGAAGAAGCTACGGAGGATTACGCATTAGCATCGGGTTTATCCGAAGCCGTTGAAAGTGATGATAAAGTTTGGGAAGTAACTCGAGCTAGAATTCCATGGCTATTAATTGGACTAGCTGGTGGGATATTAGTTTCTCAGGTTATAGGCATTTACGAACACCAATTAGCTATAAACCCAGTTCTGGCGTTCTTTATTCCTTTAATTGCCGCTATGGGTGGAAATGTTGGGGTGCAGTCCTCTGCGATTGTAGTACAAGGATTAGCTAGTCAGGACAATCCTATTGGAGGTTTAATGGGACGACTGTGGAAAGAA
The genomic region above belongs to Luteibaculum oceani and contains:
- the mgtE gene encoding magnesium transporter, whose translation is MAIEITRSFIDDIKSAIHDGNDTYLSSLVSEQHPADIADIFYKLGFNEADYLLKILDNEKAAEVLIELDEELRDKLIGLRTSKEIAEIVIEHIDSDDAADVIAELPEQKKEEVLTLLQDVGQASDIVDLLTYDEDSAGGLMAKELIKVNLEWDLAYALREMRKQAENLDEVYTIYVVDEKNRLKGTLSLKKMLFSSSLKAKVKDIFNEENLHFAYAQDTSEAIAQIMRKYDLVVLPVLDENMTLLGRITIDDVVDVIQEEATEDYALASGLSEAVESDDKVWEVTRARIPWLLIGLAGGILVSQVIGIYEHQLAINPVLAFFIPLIAAMGGNVGVQSSAIVVQGLASQDNPIGGLMGRLWKELKVAFINAAICSVLVLAYSLVANPNPELGYTVAVSLFAVIIIASLFGTLIPLSLNFLKIDPALATGPFITTANDILGLIIYFMIAKAIYGI